Proteins from a genomic interval of Symmachiella macrocystis:
- a CDS encoding vWA domain-containing protein, producing the protein MFTTASSWFLMLLAAVPFVAWYVLRKRKTTSVAFSDTSGLQNLPKTWKQRLAWVPPALRIAAVVLLIVALARPQEGRKQTVSESEGIAIEMVVDRSGSMQAMDFEVEGQPVDRLTAVKDVAGKFITGGEALEGRFSDLIGLVTFARHADGISPPTLDHPFLIAQLNQSEIVDDRNEDGTAIGDAMGLAVEKLTALDNDRDDKVKSKVMILLTDGENNAGDVNPIQAAELAATLGVKIYTIGVGTQGQAPVPVVDPFTGRKEYRMMEVNIDEETLTKVAELTGGNYFRATDTASLAAIYEKIDELEKSRVEEKQYVDYREWAIEPVQVAGMKMPPLVLLALFALVAQVVLSHTMFRRLV; encoded by the coding sequence ATGTTCACCACCGCATCTAGCTGGTTTCTCATGCTACTGGCAGCCGTGCCGTTCGTGGCCTGGTATGTCCTGCGAAAACGCAAAACGACCTCGGTCGCGTTCAGCGATACGAGCGGATTACAAAATCTTCCCAAGACGTGGAAACAACGCCTCGCTTGGGTCCCGCCCGCATTGCGGATTGCCGCTGTGGTGCTGTTGATCGTCGCTTTAGCACGGCCGCAAGAAGGCCGAAAACAGACGGTCAGCGAATCCGAAGGGATTGCCATCGAAATGGTGGTCGACCGGAGCGGCAGTATGCAGGCCATGGATTTTGAAGTCGAAGGCCAACCGGTCGACCGTTTGACTGCGGTCAAAGACGTGGCCGGCAAATTCATTACCGGCGGCGAAGCTTTGGAAGGACGGTTCAGCGATTTGATCGGTTTGGTGACATTCGCACGGCATGCCGATGGCATCAGCCCGCCGACACTGGACCACCCATTTCTCATCGCACAGTTAAATCAGTCTGAAATCGTCGACGACCGCAATGAAGACGGCACCGCCATCGGTGATGCCATGGGATTGGCGGTCGAAAAACTGACCGCCTTGGATAACGACCGGGACGACAAGGTCAAAAGCAAGGTCATGATCCTACTGACGGACGGTGAGAACAATGCCGGGGATGTGAATCCAATCCAAGCGGCGGAACTAGCTGCGACGTTGGGAGTGAAGATCTACACGATCGGCGTCGGCACGCAAGGACAAGCACCGGTGCCGGTGGTCGACCCGTTCACCGGGCGTAAGGAGTACCGGATGATGGAGGTCAATATTGATGAAGAGACGTTGACCAAAGTCGCGGAGCTGACCGGCGGCAACTACTTCCGAGCCACCGACACAGCCTCATTGGCAGCTATCTACGAAAAGATTGATGAACTGGAAAAGAGCCGTGTGGAAGAGAAGCAGTATGTGGACTATCGCGAATGGGCGATCGAACCGGTGCAAGTCGCCGGCATGAAGATGCCTCCGCTGGTCCTGTTAGCACTTTTTGCACTCGTGGCACAGGTTGTGCTTAGTCATACGATGTTCCGACGGCTTGTTTAA
- a CDS encoding DUF58 domain-containing protein: protein MIPLELLNKLRRIKIRTSHLADDMLSGQYHTAFKGRGVEFEEVRPYHVGDDVRSIDWNVTARYGEPYVKLFREERELTVMLLVDLSPSQGLGTHYQTKRELVTELGATLAFSAIKNNDKVGLNLFTDGIEKVVPPGKGSRHVMRLILELMYCNPMGSGTDIKAALEHLNRTVKRRSIVFLVSDFQDDSYEKTLRIATRKHDVIPVVVGDQRELEIPNVGLVELRDAESGQIVTLDTSSRRHRALYAEHAKRVGEKRDALFTKLKMDPIHIQTGDDFVDPLRKFFHKREARR from the coding sequence ATGATTCCCCTGGAATTATTAAACAAACTGCGCCGCATCAAGATTCGCACGTCGCATTTGGCGGACGACATGTTGAGCGGCCAATATCATACGGCCTTCAAAGGCCGCGGCGTTGAGTTTGAGGAGGTGCGTCCCTACCACGTTGGCGACGACGTACGGAGCATCGACTGGAACGTGACGGCCCGCTACGGCGAGCCGTACGTCAAACTGTTCCGCGAGGAACGTGAGTTGACGGTCATGTTGTTGGTCGACCTCAGTCCCTCACAAGGCCTGGGGACGCACTATCAGACGAAGCGGGAATTGGTGACGGAGTTGGGAGCAACGCTCGCATTCTCCGCCATCAAAAACAATGACAAGGTCGGCTTGAATCTATTCACCGACGGCATCGAAAAGGTGGTGCCGCCGGGGAAAGGTTCGCGTCACGTGATGCGGCTGATTCTGGAATTGATGTACTGCAACCCCATGGGCAGCGGCACGGATATTAAAGCCGCGTTGGAGCACCTCAATCGCACGGTCAAACGGCGTTCGATCGTGTTTCTGGTGAGCGACTTCCAAGACGACAGTTACGAAAAAACCTTGCGGATCGCGACGCGGAAACACGATGTGATTCCGGTTGTTGTGGGCGACCAACGCGAGTTGGAAATCCCCAACGTCGGGTTGGTCGAACTTCGAGATGCAGAGAGCGGCCAGATTGTCACGTTGGATACGAGTAGCCGCCGACATCGCGCGTTGTATGCCGAGCATGCCAAGCGGGTCGGTGAAAAGCGGGACGCACTGTTCACGAAACTGAAAATGGACCCGATTCACATTCAAACCGGCGACGACTTCGTCGATCCACTTCGAAAATTCTTTCACAAACGGGAGGCTCGGCGATGA
- a CDS encoding AAA family ATPase, whose protein sequence is MATVTDSKTHAQINELTEEAKIRSEPFQRLLDEVGRVIVGQKQLMHRMLIGLLGNGHLLIEGVPGLAKTTAVATLAKGISTGFQRLQFTPDLLPADLLGTLIYQPQDQKFVIQKGPIFSNLILADEINRAPAKVQSALLEAMQERQVTIGSETFLLDEPFLVMATQNPVEQEGTYPLPEAQMDRFMLKVVVDYPSRNEELEILSRMSKTKNSMEICAVTSPAEIAQARELVDEIYVDSKVQEYVVDLVMATRNPSEYGLPINELIQYGGSPRATINLTLAGKANAFLHGRGYVTPQDIKDIALDVLRHRVVISYEAEAEDKTSDDIVRAIIEHIPVP, encoded by the coding sequence ATGGCGACTGTGACCGATTCAAAAACTCATGCTCAAATCAACGAATTGACCGAAGAGGCCAAAATTCGTAGCGAACCGTTTCAGCGTCTGTTGGACGAAGTCGGTCGCGTGATTGTCGGGCAAAAACAATTAATGCACCGCATGTTGATCGGCTTGCTTGGCAACGGCCACTTGTTGATCGAAGGCGTACCCGGATTGGCAAAGACCACAGCTGTGGCGACGTTGGCCAAAGGAATCTCCACCGGCTTCCAACGTCTACAGTTTACCCCGGACCTGTTGCCGGCCGACTTGTTGGGAACGTTGATCTATCAACCCCAGGATCAAAAATTCGTCATTCAAAAAGGACCGATCTTCTCGAACCTGATTTTGGCTGACGAAATCAACCGTGCTCCCGCCAAGGTGCAAAGTGCCTTGTTGGAAGCGATGCAAGAACGACAAGTCACAATCGGATCCGAAACGTTTCTGTTGGATGAGCCGTTTCTCGTCATGGCGACACAAAACCCTGTTGAGCAGGAAGGAACTTATCCGCTTCCCGAAGCACAGATGGATCGTTTCATGCTCAAGGTTGTGGTGGATTATCCCAGCCGTAATGAGGAACTGGAAATCCTCTCGCGGATGTCGAAGACCAAGAATTCGATGGAGATTTGTGCGGTAACCTCACCGGCAGAAATCGCCCAGGCGCGTGAGTTGGTCGACGAGATCTATGTCGATAGCAAAGTCCAAGAGTACGTTGTCGATTTGGTGATGGCGACCCGGAATCCGAGTGAATACGGATTGCCGATCAACGAGTTGATCCAGTATGGCGGTTCGCCGCGGGCAACGATCAATTTGACGCTGGCCGGCAAAGCGAATGCCTTCCTGCATGGTCGCGGATATGTAACTCCGCAGGACATTAAGGACATTGCCTTGGATGTTCTTCGGCACCGCGTGGTCATCTCTTACGAGGCCGAAGCGGAAGACAAGACGTCGGATGACATCGTCCGGGCGATTATCGAACACATCCCTGTTCCTTAA
- a CDS encoding vWA domain-containing protein, whose amino-acid sequence MDIQIGNYANFNYLWLVAAVVAVTVAAAVANRRAVARFATKNLTPFLFPASGRRRIFKLGIVSAALATMVLALVDVRWGKTWREVPQKGIEVMFLLDVSRSMLAEDVTPNRLERAKQQIKDMVDEMAGDRVGLVVFAGDVRQKIPLTSHYNDFKRTLDEVGPHEVDRGGSRIGDAIGMASEAFLDKTSDHKAIVIFTDGEDHESDPVAVAEAMHQANGIRMFTVGLGDGEQGSRVPVQSSPRHRSYLTHNGEQIWSKMNGEVLKQIALKTDGAYIPAGTKQVDMASVYRQYVAQVNEQDFETARINSYIPRYQWIVGLALLLLLTDTLLSGSKRASAVPHRYGVETPPQDAPLKPTRHSKSSTHRTSKHTHAA is encoded by the coding sequence ATGGATATTCAAATCGGCAATTACGCCAACTTCAACTACTTGTGGCTGGTGGCCGCAGTTGTGGCGGTGACCGTCGCCGCAGCCGTGGCAAATCGCCGCGCTGTGGCAAGATTCGCCACCAAAAACCTGACGCCGTTCCTATTTCCTGCTTCGGGACGTCGACGAATTTTCAAATTGGGAATCGTCTCGGCCGCCTTGGCCACCATGGTCTTGGCCTTAGTCGATGTGCGTTGGGGCAAGACGTGGCGTGAGGTTCCGCAAAAGGGAATCGAGGTCATGTTCCTGCTGGACGTCTCGCGGTCGATGTTGGCCGAAGACGTGACACCAAACCGTCTTGAACGGGCGAAACAACAGATTAAGGATATGGTCGACGAAATGGCCGGCGACCGCGTCGGGCTGGTGGTCTTCGCCGGGGACGTCCGTCAGAAGATCCCGCTGACCAGTCATTACAACGACTTCAAACGGACGCTGGACGAAGTTGGTCCGCACGAAGTCGACCGCGGTGGATCGCGGATCGGCGATGCGATCGGCATGGCATCCGAAGCATTTCTGGATAAAACGTCCGACCACAAGGCCATTGTGATCTTTACTGATGGCGAAGACCATGAAAGTGACCCTGTGGCAGTGGCCGAAGCAATGCACCAAGCCAATGGAATCCGCATGTTTACCGTGGGACTGGGCGATGGCGAACAAGGTTCGCGGGTGCCGGTGCAATCTTCGCCGCGGCATCGTAGCTACCTAACGCACAACGGCGAGCAGATTTGGTCGAAGATGAATGGCGAGGTCCTGAAGCAAATCGCCTTGAAAACCGACGGGGCCTACATCCCGGCCGGGACGAAGCAAGTCGACATGGCGAGCGTCTATCGTCAATACGTCGCTCAAGTGAATGAGCAAGATTTCGAGACCGCCCGCATCAACAGTTACATTCCGCGGTACCAATGGATTGTCGGTTTGGCATTGTTATTGCTCTTAACAGACACGCTGTTGAGTGGCAGCAAACGAGCTTCGGCAGTTCCTCACCGTTACGGTGTCGAGACGCCGCCGCAAGACGCACCTTTGAAACCGACGAGACATTCGAAATCCTCAACCCATCGCACCTCCAAGCACACCCATGCGGCGTGA
- a CDS encoding sensor histidine kinase has protein sequence MKLASKIMLLFLVAVVAITGLFSYLTIQQDTTDFTEDHAQKAANLVESMKPHLLDAWNEGGHDEVDHVVRISTREVRQTIVRYFRLDDNAPGETPATLAYVRQNQSVTESITDSNGINWVHTIFPFDIDGKTRGEIDVSEPTEPVEERMRETITNSVLSVLSVAAICGAILIFGGVRMIGRPLTQLVEKTKRVGQGDFSEPLHLNRKDELGQLALALNEMCDQLAGQRETIQAETASRIETEHQLRHADRLKTVGRLAAGIAHEMGTPLNVVSGRAGLIAGGKLNDEEIQKSAVVIKTEADRIAKIIRELLDFARRSTPQREAVDLRQVVDHAVDLLRAFADKAHVTLDVESDGDAFPAHVDAGQIQQVITNLVMNAVQSMDDAGRVELRLTAINAQPPEDVNLTAGEYYQIDVTDNGSGIPEERLHDIFEPFFTTKDVGAGTGLGLSISYGIVQEHGGWISVTSEVGQGSCFSVYLPKSAPAES, from the coding sequence ATGAAGCTTGCATCGAAAATCATGCTGTTGTTTTTAGTGGCCGTGGTGGCCATCACGGGGTTATTTAGTTACCTCACGATTCAGCAGGACACGACAGATTTTACTGAGGATCATGCACAGAAAGCCGCAAATCTTGTCGAATCGATGAAACCTCACCTGCTCGACGCTTGGAACGAGGGTGGCCATGATGAGGTGGATCATGTCGTGCGGATCTCCACCAGAGAGGTTCGACAAACGATCGTGCGGTACTTTCGTTTGGACGATAATGCACCGGGCGAAACGCCGGCAACGCTGGCGTATGTGCGGCAGAATCAGTCCGTGACTGAATCGATCACCGACAGCAATGGCATAAACTGGGTGCATACGATCTTTCCATTCGATATTGATGGAAAAACCCGTGGGGAAATCGACGTTTCGGAACCCACCGAGCCGGTCGAAGAACGAATGCGGGAGACGATCACCAATTCGGTGCTTTCGGTGTTGTCGGTTGCGGCGATCTGCGGCGCGATTTTGATCTTTGGTGGCGTGCGCATGATTGGACGGCCGCTGACTCAATTGGTGGAAAAGACCAAACGCGTCGGCCAAGGCGACTTTTCTGAACCGCTGCACCTAAATCGCAAAGACGAATTGGGCCAATTGGCGCTAGCGCTCAACGAGATGTGCGATCAATTGGCCGGGCAACGGGAGACCATCCAAGCTGAGACCGCTTCCCGCATCGAGACCGAGCACCAATTGCGGCATGCGGATCGCCTGAAGACCGTCGGCCGTTTGGCGGCGGGGATTGCGCATGAAATGGGAACTCCGCTCAATGTCGTCTCCGGCCGCGCCGGATTGATTGCCGGCGGAAAACTGAACGACGAAGAAATTCAAAAAAGCGCGGTCGTGATCAAAACCGAAGCGGACCGCATTGCTAAGATTATCCGCGAATTGCTGGATTTCGCGCGGCGCTCGACACCGCAGCGCGAAGCGGTCGATCTGCGGCAAGTGGTCGATCACGCGGTGGACCTGCTGCGGGCCTTTGCCGACAAAGCCCATGTGACCCTCGATGTGGAATCAGACGGCGATGCTTTTCCCGCCCACGTCGACGCAGGGCAAATCCAACAGGTGATCACAAATCTGGTCATGAACGCGGTCCAATCGATGGACGATGCCGGACGAGTCGAATTGCGGTTAACAGCCATAAATGCGCAGCCGCCGGAGGATGTGAATCTGACGGCGGGAGAGTATTATCAGATCGATGTGACGGACAACGGTTCCGGAATTCCGGAAGAACGTTTGCACGACATCTTCGAACCGTTTTTTACCACGAAGGATGTCGGAGCGGGGACGGGGTTGGGATTGTCGATTTCGTACGGCATTGTGCAAGAGCATGGCGGGTGGATTTCGGTAACGAGTGAAGTCGGGCAGGGTAGTTGTTTCTCCGTGTATCTCCCGAAATCGGCACCGGCGGAATCCTAA
- a CDS encoding BatD family protein — translation MKSRSSFTIAALAIAMLSGAGFAATPASAAQVRASLSTREAYVGSPITLSVEIENADSSVVPQIPQVDGLEIKSMGSPSRSSQTTIINGRRSHRVSETHAWRIVPRRTGTFEIPSIDIKVGGQTVSTRPQRFVVTRSETGDLLFAEIVGHDDKIYVGQPMNLTLKIWVKPYYDRSLDIKLGEGDMWQMISVDRSQWGVFSERMQELAENNQRPGGEEVLRADADGNEHSYYQYEIPATIYPKRPGEVDAEDVQIVVDYPTRLGKSRDPFDSFFGGRSSMFGGDMPSMFGPKLVVADARPIVATASVNATLVSDVPTENRPDDYRGTVGQYRIGTQATPTDVQAGDPITLYIGISGDGPMELVQAPSLSVLSSDFRVSDDPLAGIVQDDTKLFTVSIRPRKAGITEISAIPLTFFDPNREEFVTVKSEPIKINVTPGNNLAASAIVGRQGNGSQPAADPQQPQSFVSYANFTGDNVLAVTRPMGDWPWTIAFVFPPLLFVGTVLYRNREHLGHWMTIMPGSNQRAFNAMLDRAKSPGEVIEALRMYLASCLNQPSSTMSPRDMIIELRSRGFSGLDECEQTIEQCERCSYAASGGVDIAGLIQTAKSSVAGIGSAPNYSNTTMNSRLQGTQI, via the coding sequence ATGAAATCAAGATCCTCTTTCACAATTGCGGCACTGGCAATCGCCATGCTGAGCGGCGCCGGTTTCGCCGCAACCCCGGCCTCGGCCGCTCAAGTGCGGGCGTCCTTATCGACGCGCGAAGCCTATGTCGGCTCGCCGATTACGTTGTCCGTAGAGATCGAGAATGCGGATTCCTCCGTCGTTCCCCAGATTCCGCAGGTCGATGGATTGGAAATCAAGTCCATGGGATCACCCAGCCGGAGTTCGCAAACAACGATCATTAATGGACGGCGATCGCACCGTGTTTCCGAAACACACGCCTGGCGGATCGTGCCCCGGCGAACCGGGACGTTCGAAATTCCCTCGATCGATATCAAGGTGGGCGGCCAGACTGTTTCGACGCGTCCGCAACGTTTTGTTGTGACCCGCAGCGAAACTGGTGATCTGCTGTTCGCTGAAATCGTGGGACATGACGACAAAATCTACGTCGGCCAGCCGATGAATTTGACGTTGAAAATCTGGGTCAAGCCGTACTACGACCGTTCCCTGGACATCAAACTGGGGGAAGGAGATATGTGGCAGATGATTTCCGTCGACCGCAGCCAATGGGGCGTTTTTAGCGAACGCATGCAGGAACTGGCTGAAAACAACCAGCGACCCGGTGGTGAAGAAGTGCTTCGCGCCGATGCCGATGGAAACGAGCATAGCTACTACCAGTATGAAATTCCCGCCACGATTTACCCCAAGCGTCCGGGCGAAGTCGACGCCGAAGATGTACAAATCGTTGTCGACTATCCCACCCGTTTGGGCAAATCGCGCGATCCATTTGATTCGTTTTTCGGCGGACGCAGTAGCATGTTCGGCGGCGATATGCCGAGTATGTTCGGACCGAAGTTGGTCGTCGCCGACGCACGGCCCATCGTGGCCACGGCCAGTGTCAATGCGACGCTCGTCTCGGATGTTCCCACAGAAAACCGTCCTGATGACTATCGCGGAACGGTGGGGCAATATCGAATCGGCACGCAAGCCACACCGACCGACGTGCAGGCCGGGGATCCGATTACACTGTACATCGGCATCAGCGGCGATGGTCCGATGGAATTGGTGCAAGCCCCCTCACTGAGTGTGTTGTCGTCCGACTTTCGCGTCTCCGATGACCCGCTGGCGGGAATCGTGCAGGATGATACGAAACTGTTCACCGTCAGCATTCGACCACGTAAAGCAGGGATCACCGAGATTTCAGCGATTCCGTTAACCTTTTTCGATCCCAACCGGGAAGAGTTTGTCACGGTCAAAAGCGAGCCGATCAAGATCAACGTGACGCCGGGCAATAACCTAGCCGCCAGCGCCATCGTCGGTCGACAAGGAAACGGTTCGCAGCCGGCCGCTGATCCGCAACAGCCACAATCGTTTGTTAGTTACGCGAATTTTACCGGTGACAATGTTCTCGCGGTCACGCGACCGATGGGAGATTGGCCCTGGACGATCGCTTTTGTGTTTCCGCCATTGCTGTTTGTCGGCACGGTGTTGTATCGCAATCGCGAGCACTTGGGGCATTGGATGACCATCATGCCGGGATCGAACCAGCGGGCGTTCAATGCCATGTTGGACCGGGCCAAATCGCCGGGTGAAGTCATCGAAGCACTGCGGATGTATTTGGCGAGCTGCCTGAATCAGCCGAGCTCGACGATGAGTCCTCGCGATATGATCATCGAATTACGCTCGCGCGGTTTCAGCGGGCTTGATGAATGTGAGCAGACGATCGAACAGTGCGAACGTTGTAGTTACGCCGCTTCGGGCGGAGTCGACATCGCTGGTTTGATTCAGACGGCCAAATCGTCTGTTGCCGGCATTGGCAGTGCCCCCAACTATTCCAACACCACCATGAATTCGAGACTACAAGGAACTCAAATATGA
- a CDS encoding sigma-54-dependent transcriptional regulator yields MNGKVLVVDDEQSMCELIDTDLRLRGMESSWCTSANDALRTVQEQEFDVVLTDVRMPGTDGLQLCRQITDNRPDIPVVVMTAFGSLETAVAAIRAGAYDFVTKPIEMDLLALTIERACKHSRLQQQVQVLSEAVQRTGRFGEMLGDSQVMHGLYDQLARIADSEASVLITGESGTGKELVARSIHQKSRRVEKPFVAVNCAALSETLLESELFGHSKGAFTDARTERKGLFLEAEGGTLLLDEMGEMPMAMQVKLLRALEENRVRPVGSDKEIPFDVRILTATNRDLESAVEENRFREDLYYRINVIQVELPPLRSRGMDVLLLSQHYVEQFAERAKKEIVGISEQAAEKLLSYSWPGNIRELRNIMERAVALTRFDKIAVEDLPEKIRNYQSSQVFIGGSDPTELVSMEEVERRYILHVLETVDQNKTLAARVLGLDRKTLYRKLKQYGVDND; encoded by the coding sequence ATGAACGGCAAAGTTTTAGTGGTTGATGACGAACAAAGCATGTGCGAATTGATCGACACCGATCTGCGCTTGCGGGGCATGGAATCCTCGTGGTGCACCAGCGCGAATGATGCGCTGCGCACCGTGCAGGAGCAGGAATTCGACGTCGTGCTCACTGACGTGCGGATGCCGGGCACCGATGGTTTGCAACTTTGCCGACAAATCACCGACAACCGCCCCGACATCCCGGTCGTCGTGATGACTGCATTTGGCAGCCTCGAGACAGCGGTGGCTGCGATTCGCGCCGGGGCCTATGACTTTGTCACCAAGCCCATTGAAATGGACCTGTTGGCACTGACGATCGAGCGGGCCTGCAAGCACAGCCGGTTACAACAGCAGGTGCAAGTCCTCAGCGAGGCTGTGCAGCGAACCGGGCGGTTTGGCGAGATGCTGGGCGATAGCCAGGTGATGCACGGTTTGTACGATCAACTGGCGCGGATTGCTGATTCTGAGGCTTCGGTGCTGATTACCGGCGAAAGCGGCACCGGTAAGGAGTTGGTGGCACGCTCGATTCATCAAAAAAGTCGCCGCGTGGAGAAGCCATTTGTCGCTGTGAACTGTGCAGCCTTATCGGAAACCTTGCTGGAAAGCGAGTTGTTCGGACACTCCAAAGGCGCATTCACCGATGCACGGACCGAGCGCAAAGGGCTGTTTCTGGAAGCAGAAGGCGGCACGTTGCTGCTAGACGAAATGGGCGAAATGCCGATGGCTATGCAGGTAAAGTTGCTGCGAGCACTGGAGGAAAATCGCGTACGTCCCGTCGGCAGTGACAAGGAAATTCCGTTTGATGTCCGCATCCTCACCGCCACAAACCGTGATCTCGAATCAGCAGTCGAGGAGAATCGGTTTCGCGAGGATCTGTACTACCGCATCAATGTGATCCAAGTCGAGTTACCGCCGCTACGGTCACGGGGCATGGATGTGTTGTTGTTATCGCAACACTACGTCGAGCAATTTGCCGAACGTGCAAAAAAGGAAATCGTGGGGATTTCGGAACAGGCTGCCGAAAAACTACTGAGCTATTCCTGGCCGGGCAATATCCGCGAACTGCGAAACATTATGGAGCGGGCGGTCGCCTTAACGCGGTTCGATAAAATTGCTGTGGAGGACTTGCCGGAGAAAATCCGCAACTACCAGTCCTCGCAAGTCTTCATAGGCGGTTCCGATCCGACGGAGTTGGTCTCGATGGAGGAAGTCGAGCGCCGCTATATCCTGCACGTGCTGGAGACCGTCGACCAGAACAAAACGCTCGCTGCTCGCGTACTGGGACTGGATCGCAAGACCTTGTATCGCAAGCTGAAGCAATACGGCGTCGACAACGACTAA
- a CDS encoding tetratricopeptide repeat protein yields MNIKTIFRSKLVKTSVPLLALAAFAPGQPAMAGENDFANLVNRGNAALTEGQVDKALEDYQQAATLAPNRNELKYNEAIALYRQGDTERARQLFAEATATRNGKLEAKARFNLANCDYTDALKLAEQDRDAAIEKARSAISHYRGSLAADANDSDARANIELASLLINKLQEEQKQEEEQQQDEQQQQDQQQDQQQQEQQQDSENQDQQQDQQQNQDQEQQQDQQQNQDQQQDQNQDQQDSSESESDSQDQQNESQDQQGEQGEDEEESQQDEQQGSGKQDEQSEDDAQPEDKQDEADQQDSGEQNSDQQDSEKQDEQKSDQGNPSDQQNQDQQDPQQQDQQSGGQPQSPEEQQDKSDMHNEPQPGDEQQDEQQQPAQPHGADPQSAEDQQQTQQSGGAVGQAGDEEAQGEPQAAAAAAAEHGEEMEQAMTKQEALKMLQAVRDRDLMRRMQNLKKVQSRYVPVDKDW; encoded by the coding sequence ATGAACATCAAAACGATATTTCGATCCAAACTGGTAAAGACCTCTGTGCCGTTGCTGGCCCTGGCGGCATTCGCTCCGGGACAGCCGGCAATGGCGGGCGAAAATGATTTCGCCAATCTCGTCAATCGCGGTAATGCCGCTCTCACTGAAGGGCAGGTGGATAAGGCGCTGGAGGACTATCAGCAAGCGGCAACGCTGGCACCGAATCGTAACGAACTGAAATACAACGAAGCGATCGCCCTATACCGCCAAGGCGACACGGAACGCGCCCGGCAATTGTTCGCCGAAGCGACCGCGACACGCAATGGGAAACTGGAAGCGAAAGCGCGGTTTAATCTCGCGAATTGCGACTATACCGATGCCTTGAAACTGGCCGAACAAGATCGCGACGCGGCGATCGAAAAAGCACGGTCGGCCATCTCCCACTACCGTGGCAGCTTAGCTGCTGACGCCAACGACTCCGATGCGCGAGCCAACATCGAATTGGCTAGCCTGTTGATCAACAAGCTGCAAGAAGAGCAAAAACAAGAAGAAGAACAACAGCAGGACGAGCAGCAACAGCAAGATCAGCAACAAGATCAACAGCAGCAGGAACAACAACAGGACTCGGAGAATCAGGACCAACAGCAAGACCAACAACAGAACCAGGATCAAGAGCAACAACAAGACCAGCAGCAGAACCAGGATCAACAACAGGATCAAAACCAGGACCAACAAGATTCCTCTGAATCGGAATCCGACTCGCAAGATCAGCAGAACGAATCCCAGGATCAACAAGGCGAGCAGGGAGAGGATGAAGAAGAATCGCAGCAGGATGAACAACAAGGTTCCGGCAAGCAGGACGAGCAGTCAGAAGATGATGCCCAGCCGGAAGATAAACAAGACGAAGCTGACCAGCAGGACTCTGGTGAACAGAATTCCGACCAACAGGATTCCGAGAAGCAGGACGAGCAAAAATCCGACCAGGGCAACCCGTCGGATCAGCAAAACCAAGACCAGCAGGATCCGCAACAACAGGATCAACAGTCCGGTGGTCAGCCTCAGTCTCCCGAGGAGCAGCAAGACAAATCCGATATGCATAACGAGCCGCAACCGGGTGATGAGCAACAGGACGAGCAGCAACAACCGGCTCAGCCGCACGGCGCCGACCCGCAATCCGCTGAAGATCAACAACAGACGCAGCAATCGGGCGGCGCCGTCGGCCAGGCCGGCGACGAGGAAGCACAAGGCGAACCCCAGGCCGCAGCCGCTGCCGCAGCAGAGCACGGCGAAGAAATGGAGCAAGCCATGACCAAGCAGGAAGCACTAAAAATGTTGCAAGCCGTCCGCGATCGCGACTTGATGCGACGGATGCAAAACCTCAAGAAAGTGCAAAGCCGTTACGTTCCCGTTGATAAAGATTGGTAA